The proteins below are encoded in one region of Oryzias melastigma strain HK-1 linkage group LG9, ASM292280v2, whole genome shotgun sequence:
- the htr7c gene encoding 5-hydroxytryptamine receptor 7 gives MWNKSCGEQLLDFGRPEKIIIGVMLAIITAVTVMGNTLVVIAVCVVKKLRQPSNYLLVSLAVADLSVAIVVMPFVIVTDLTGGKWLFGEVFCNIFIGMDVMCCTASIMTLCVISVDRYLGITRPLTYPARQNGQLMAKMILGVWLVSASITLPPFCGWAKNVHTAGVCLISQDFGYTIYSTAVAFYIPMLVMLVMYYKIFRAARKSGAKHRFTDLSRRERLETVANEALRMQGLKPPGVAEECATLSRLLNRERKNISIFKREQKAATTLGVIVGVFAVCWLPFFILSTARPFICGVECSCVPIWLERTLLWLGYANSLMNPFIYAFFNRDLRSTYRDLLRCRYRNINRRLSAVGVHEALKV, from the exons ATGTGGAACAAGTCGTGCGGGGAACAGCTGCTGGATTTCGGGCGCCCGGAGAAGATTATCATCGGAGTGATGCTGGCGATCATCACGGCAGTCACCGTGATGGGGAACACGCTGGTGGTGATCGCTGTGTGCGTGGTGAAGAAGCTGAGACAGCCTTCAAACTACCTGCTGGTGTCCTTAGCGGTGGCAGACCTGTCAGTTGCCATAGTTGTGATGCCGTTTGTCATCGTGACAGACCTCACCGGGGGCAAGTGGCTGTTTGGGGAGGTGTTCTGCAACATCTTCATCGGCATGGATGTAATGTGCTGCACTGCTTCTATCATGACCCTGTGTGTGATCAGCGTGGATCG GTATCTGGGGATCACGCGGCCTCTCACCTACCCTGCACGGCAGAATGGTCAGCTGATGGCCAAAATGATCCTGGGAGTGTGGCTGGTGTCAGCATCCATCACCCTGCCACCTTTCTGCGGTTGGGCCAAAAACGTTCACACGGCTGGCGTGTGCCTCATTAGCCAAGACTTTGGATATACCATCTACTCTACTGCTGTAGCCTTCTACATCCCTATGCTGGTGATGCTCGTCATGTACTACAAGATTTTTCGGGCCGCTCGAAAGAGCGGCGCCAAGCACCGATTCACTGACCTGTCACGCCGCGAGCGACTCGAAACAGTGGCCAATGAGGCATTGAGGATGCAGGGCCTGAAGCCGCCCGGCGTGGCGGAGGAATGTGCCACTTTGTCTCGCCTGCTGAACCGCGAGCGCAAGAACATCTCCATCTTCAAGCGGGAGCAGAAAGCCGCCACGACTCTTGGAGTGATCGTAGGAGTGTTCGCCGTGTGCTGGCTGCCTTTCTTCATTCTGTCCACTGCCAGGCCTTTTATTTGTGGAGTGGAGTGTAGCTGCGTGCCCATCTGGCTGGAGCGTACTCTGCTTTGGTTGGGATACGCCAACTCTCTGATGAACCCATTCATTTACGCCTTCTTCAATCGAGACCTGCGCTCCACCTACCGTGACCTCCTCCGCTGCCGCTATCGCAACATTAACCGCCGCCTCTCAGCGGTGGGGGTGCATGAAGCTCTTAAGGTGTGA